One genomic segment of Amycolatopsis sp. Hca4 includes these proteins:
- a CDS encoding dihydrofolate reductase family protein, whose amino-acid sequence MRKIVANLFISLDGVVEAPDKWSLRYWSDEIGQAVGGGMAAADAMLLGRVTYEGFAEAWPGRTVEDDEGAEFMNSVRKYVLSSTLSEVAWNNSTLLTGDPAEAVRTLKAGPGGDIMTSGSTTVVRWLLAEGSADELNLLLYPVVVGHGKRLFPEEGPSFPLELRKSATFGNGVVQLTYVPA is encoded by the coding sequence ATGCGCAAGATCGTCGCGAACCTCTTCATTTCGCTCGACGGCGTGGTCGAAGCGCCGGACAAGTGGTCGTTGCGGTACTGGAGCGACGAAATCGGCCAGGCGGTCGGCGGCGGGATGGCCGCCGCCGACGCGATGCTGCTCGGGCGCGTCACCTACGAGGGGTTCGCCGAGGCGTGGCCCGGCCGGACCGTCGAGGACGACGAAGGCGCCGAGTTCATGAACAGCGTGCGCAAGTACGTGCTTTCGTCGACGTTGTCCGAGGTCGCCTGGAACAACTCGACGCTGCTCACCGGCGACCCGGCCGAGGCGGTCCGCACGCTGAAGGCCGGACCGGGCGGCGACATCATGACCAGCGGCAGCACGACGGTGGTGCGCTGGCTGCTGGCCGAAGGCTCGGCCGACGAGCTGAACCTGCTGCTGTACCCGGTGGTCGTGGGCCACGGTAAGCGCCTGTTCCCGGAGGAGGGGCCGTCGTTCCCGCTGGAGCTGAGGAAGTCCGCGACGTTCGGCAACGGGGTCGTGCAGCTGACGTACGTACCGGCGTGA
- a CDS encoding epoxide hydrolase family protein: MSTPFRIEVPEADLEDLRARLRRTRWPEAEPVDDWSQGTPLGYLRPLCEYWASDYDWRRTEARLNRFPQYRMEIDGLGIHFLHVRSPDSGALPLILTHGWPGSFVEFSKVIEPLSREFHLVIPSLPGYGFSDKPPEPGWGIERIAAAWASLMAGLGYSRYGAQGGDWGTSITTSLAQQDAAHLAGIHLNPPIAAPDPATFGDLTDAERAALSALEHAQRWEDGYSVLQSTRPQTIGYSLLDSPAGLCGWLVEKFHAWSDGFPFTRDELLDDITLYWLTGTAASSARLYWESIRKVQKWFSEATDDTVDVPTGCSIFPAEMPRPSLRWAEKRYTDIRHWNELDRGGHFAAYEQPELFADEVRTFFRLVS; the protein is encoded by the coding sequence GTGAGCACGCCGTTCCGGATCGAAGTCCCCGAAGCCGACCTCGAGGACCTGCGCGCCCGGCTGCGGCGGACGCGCTGGCCCGAAGCGGAGCCGGTGGACGACTGGAGCCAGGGCACGCCGCTGGGGTACCTGCGTCCGCTGTGCGAGTACTGGGCGTCGGACTACGACTGGCGCCGCACGGAGGCGCGGCTGAACCGGTTTCCGCAGTACCGCATGGAGATCGACGGCCTGGGCATCCACTTCCTGCACGTCCGTTCGCCGGATTCGGGCGCGTTGCCGCTGATCCTCACGCACGGCTGGCCCGGCTCGTTCGTGGAGTTCTCGAAGGTGATCGAGCCGCTTTCGCGGGAGTTCCACCTGGTGATCCCGTCGCTGCCGGGCTACGGCTTCAGCGACAAGCCGCCGGAGCCGGGCTGGGGCATCGAGCGGATCGCGGCCGCCTGGGCTTCGCTGATGGCCGGGCTGGGGTACTCGCGCTACGGCGCACAGGGCGGCGACTGGGGGACGTCGATCACGACGTCCCTCGCCCAGCAGGACGCGGCCCACCTGGCGGGCATCCACCTCAACCCGCCGATCGCGGCCCCGGACCCGGCGACCTTCGGTGACCTGACCGACGCCGAGCGGGCCGCGCTTTCCGCGTTGGAGCACGCGCAGCGGTGGGAGGACGGGTATTCGGTGCTGCAGTCGACCCGCCCGCAGACGATCGGCTACAGCCTCCTCGACTCCCCGGCCGGGCTGTGCGGCTGGCTGGTGGAGAAGTTCCACGCCTGGTCCGACGGCTTCCCGTTCACCCGCGACGAGCTGCTGGACGACATCACGCTGTACTGGCTCACCGGCACGGCGGCGTCCTCGGCACGGTTGTACTGGGAGAGCATCCGCAAGGTTCAGAAGTGGTTTTCCGAGGCCACGGACGACACGGTGGACGTGCCGACCGGCTGTTCGATCTTCCCTGCGGAGATGCCGCGCCCGTCACTCCGGTGGGCGGAGAAGCGGTACACGGACATCCGGCATTGGAACGAGCTCGACCGAGGCGGCCACTTCGCGGCGTATGAGCAGCCCGAGCTGTTCGCCGACGAGGTGCGGACCTTCTTCCGGCTGGTCAGTTGA
- a CDS encoding AMP-binding protein: protein MFFDLGVRDFLDRAETVYPDRVAVVDEPNQPAPSWGSLTYREVARRARAQAANLDALGVPAGGRVAVVSHNAARLLVSFFGVSAWGRILVPVNFRLAPAEVEYIVEHSGAEVLIVDPELEHLLDTVTAKHVFVIGRDDDAIWGGDGTPRPWDGDESATATINYTSGTTARPKGVRLTHRNIWLNAAVFGLHTTLSDRDVLLHTLPMFHCNGWGMPYAVTGLGGRHIVLRKVDGTEILRRIDEHGVTILCAAPAVVTAALDGAASWEGEIPGRDRVRIVVAGAPPPTRTIERVRAELGWEFIQIYGLTETAPLLTVNRMRSEWADLDPHEQARLLGRAGTPALGVRIAVDTEGEVLAQSNHNLDGYWENPAETARVQEGGWFHTGDGGTFSEGYLTIADRKKDVIISGGENVSSIEVEDALNSHPAIREAAVIGIPDEKWGELVTALVVVEGSVTAEELIEHCRGYLAGYKCPKRIEFLEELPRTATGKIQKFKLREPFWQGQGRQVN, encoded by the coding sequence ATGTTCTTCGATCTGGGTGTCCGGGACTTCCTCGACCGCGCGGAAACGGTGTACCCGGACCGCGTCGCGGTGGTCGACGAGCCGAACCAGCCGGCGCCGAGCTGGGGTTCGCTCACCTACCGCGAGGTGGCGCGCCGGGCCCGCGCGCAGGCCGCCAACCTCGATGCGCTGGGCGTGCCGGCCGGTGGGCGCGTCGCGGTGGTGTCGCACAACGCGGCGCGGCTGCTCGTGTCGTTCTTCGGCGTGTCCGCCTGGGGCCGGATCCTGGTGCCGGTGAACTTCCGGCTGGCGCCCGCCGAGGTCGAGTACATAGTGGAGCACTCCGGGGCGGAGGTACTGATCGTCGACCCGGAGCTCGAGCACCTGCTCGACACGGTGACGGCGAAGCACGTCTTCGTCATCGGCCGCGACGACGACGCGATCTGGGGCGGCGACGGGACGCCCCGGCCGTGGGACGGCGACGAGTCGGCCACCGCGACGATCAACTACACCTCGGGGACGACCGCGCGGCCGAAGGGCGTGCGGCTCACCCACCGCAACATCTGGCTGAACGCGGCCGTGTTCGGCCTGCACACGACGTTGAGCGACCGCGACGTCCTGCTGCACACCCTGCCGATGTTCCACTGCAACGGCTGGGGCATGCCGTACGCGGTGACCGGCCTGGGCGGGCGGCACATCGTGCTGCGGAAGGTCGACGGCACCGAGATCCTGCGGCGCATCGACGAACACGGCGTGACGATCCTCTGCGCCGCGCCCGCGGTGGTCACGGCGGCACTGGACGGCGCCGCTTCGTGGGAGGGCGAGATCCCCGGCCGCGACCGCGTCCGGATCGTCGTGGCCGGCGCACCACCGCCGACGCGCACGATCGAGCGGGTCCGGGCGGAGCTGGGCTGGGAGTTCATCCAGATCTACGGGCTGACCGAGACGGCGCCGCTGCTGACGGTCAACCGGATGCGCAGCGAGTGGGCGGACCTCGACCCGCACGAGCAGGCCCGGCTGCTGGGTCGCGCGGGAACGCCGGCGCTGGGCGTCCGGATCGCCGTCGACACCGAAGGCGAGGTGCTCGCCCAGTCGAACCACAACCTCGACGGCTACTGGGAGAACCCGGCGGAAACGGCGCGGGTGCAGGAGGGCGGCTGGTTCCACACGGGCGACGGCGGGACGTTCTCGGAGGGTTACCTGACGATCGCCGACCGCAAGAAGGACGTGATCATCTCCGGCGGCGAGAACGTGTCGTCGATCGAGGTGGAGGACGCGCTCAACTCGCACCCGGCGATCCGCGAGGCCGCGGTGATCGGCATCCCGGACGAGAAGTGGGGCGAGCTGGTGACGGCGCTGGTCGTCGTGGAGGGCTCCGTGACGGCGGAGGAGCTGATCGAGCACTGCCGCGGGTACCTGGCGGGGTACAAGTGCCCGAAGCGGATCGAGTTCCTGGAGGAGCTGCCGCGGACGGCGACCGGGAAGATCCAGAAGTTCAAGCTGCGGGAGCCGTTCTGGCAAGGCCAGGGGAGGCAGGTCAACTGA
- a CDS encoding nitroreductase/quinone reductase family protein: MPRSIKLTTTGARTGRKHQVTLGALDIDGRLVVVASAMGAPKHPAWYHNIRHHPLVTVETDTETFEAMAALPPDRDELFAEVVAREPGFGDYQARTTRILPVVELHRVDTARRMGDWLVEMHDWLRGELKEMRAELDCGTPRELRLRCAGLCTALTRHHTGEARNIFPVLADRFPALAPTLAKLDEEHVVVARLQEEVQQLVEAEADPVRLRAEFDRLRSELDSHFAYEERTLVAALNALLPAPG; this comes from the coding sequence GTGCCCCGTTCGATCAAGCTCACCACGACCGGCGCCCGGACGGGCCGGAAGCACCAGGTGACCCTGGGTGCACTGGACATCGACGGCCGGCTGGTCGTCGTCGCCTCGGCGATGGGCGCGCCGAAGCACCCGGCCTGGTACCACAACATCCGCCACCACCCGCTCGTCACGGTGGAGACGGACACCGAGACGTTCGAGGCGATGGCGGCCCTCCCGCCGGACCGCGACGAGCTGTTCGCCGAGGTGGTCGCCCGGGAGCCGGGGTTCGGGGACTACCAGGCGCGGACGACCCGGATCCTGCCCGTCGTCGAACTGCACCGGGTCGACACCGCCCGCCGCATGGGCGACTGGCTCGTCGAGATGCACGACTGGCTGCGCGGTGAGCTGAAGGAGATGCGCGCCGAGCTGGACTGCGGCACCCCACGGGAACTGCGCCTGCGCTGTGCCGGGCTCTGCACGGCCCTCACCAGGCACCACACCGGTGAGGCCAGGAACATCTTCCCGGTGCTGGCCGACCGGTTCCCCGCCCTCGCGCCCACGCTGGCGAAACTCGACGAAGAGCACGTCGTCGTCGCGCGGCTGCAGGAAGAAGTGCAGCAGCTCGTCGAGGCCGAAGCCGACCCGGTCCGGCTCCGCGCGGAGTTCGACCGGCTCCGGTCCGAACTGGACAGTCACTTCGCCTACGAGGAACGCACGCTCGTCGCCGCGCTGAACGCCCTGCTGCCCGCCCCGGGCTGA
- a CDS encoding LLM class F420-dependent oxidoreductase: MANVSSTFGVFLAPHRDDVTRKEQAVAADGLGYGVVWLGTGRNSVGDLALVEDILAATERITVATAIVNMWVDEPETLAASYHRLADRYGQRLLLGIGVGHPESVTGYRSPYAKIVGYLDRLDAAGVPVDARILAALGDRVLELAAERTAGAHPYLVPPTHTRHARAILGAGKLLAPEHKVVVDEDPVAARAIGRPYVQTPYLGLSNYVKNLLRHGYTEADVDGGGSDRLIDDLVLHGTPETIAKGLLSHVDAGADHVAVQVLGPSPDVELANQRRLAEVLL, translated from the coding sequence ATGGCAAATGTATCGAGCACGTTCGGCGTGTTCCTGGCGCCGCACCGCGACGACGTGACCCGCAAGGAACAAGCGGTCGCGGCGGACGGCCTGGGCTACGGCGTGGTCTGGCTGGGCACCGGGCGCAACTCGGTCGGCGACCTCGCACTGGTCGAAGACATCCTCGCCGCGACCGAACGGATCACCGTGGCGACGGCGATCGTCAACATGTGGGTCGACGAGCCGGAAACCCTCGCCGCGTCCTACCACCGGCTCGCGGACCGGTACGGACAACGCCTGCTGCTCGGCATCGGCGTCGGTCACCCCGAGTCGGTCACCGGGTACCGCAGCCCCTACGCCAAGATCGTCGGCTACCTCGACCGGCTCGACGCGGCCGGCGTCCCGGTCGACGCCCGGATCCTCGCCGCGCTCGGCGACCGCGTGCTCGAGCTGGCCGCCGAGCGGACCGCGGGCGCGCACCCGTACCTCGTGCCGCCCACGCACACCCGGCACGCGCGGGCGATCCTCGGCGCGGGCAAGCTGCTGGCGCCGGAGCACAAGGTGGTCGTGGACGAGGACCCGGTGGCCGCGCGCGCCATCGGACGGCCGTACGTCCAGACCCCCTACCTGGGCCTCAGCAACTACGTGAAGAACCTGCTGCGCCACGGGTACACCGAGGCCGACGTCGACGGCGGCGGCAGTGACCGCCTGATCGACGACCTCGTGCTGCACGGCACGCCGGAGACGATCGCCAAGGGCCTGCTGTCCCACGTGGACGCCGGGGCCGACCACGTGGCGGTGCAGGTGCTCGGCCCGTCCCCCGACGTCGAGCTGGCGAACCAGCGGCGGCTGGCCGAAGTGCTGCTCTGA
- a CDS encoding TetR/AcrR family transcriptional regulator, translated as MAGRSSNASSTRDRLLMAAGQLLHEAGDGPVSTRAICERAGVQAPTLYHHFGSKQGLLDAVVNYGFTQYVQAPEPGGDPVERIRAGWDRHVEYGLAHPAFYVLLYGQIEPGVPCNLTSSAEAMLLELFTPLAREGRLRVEAAEAARQFAAANSGVTLSLIAQPEDRRDLAMSAQVRESVLAGLLVERPTEGTSVGALAVALSTALEDDDRALTPTERLMLREWLHRLAS; from the coding sequence ATGGCCGGACGATCGAGCAACGCCTCCAGCACCCGCGACCGCCTGCTCATGGCCGCGGGCCAGCTCCTGCACGAAGCCGGCGACGGACCGGTGTCGACGCGGGCGATCTGCGAGCGCGCCGGCGTCCAGGCCCCCACGCTCTACCACCACTTCGGCAGCAAGCAGGGCCTGCTCGACGCGGTCGTCAACTACGGCTTCACGCAGTACGTCCAGGCTCCGGAGCCGGGCGGCGACCCGGTGGAGCGGATCCGCGCGGGCTGGGACCGGCACGTCGAGTACGGCCTGGCGCACCCCGCCTTCTACGTGCTGCTCTACGGCCAGATCGAGCCGGGTGTCCCGTGCAACCTCACCTCCAGCGCCGAAGCGATGCTGCTTGAACTCTTCACGCCGTTGGCGCGCGAAGGCCGCCTGCGCGTCGAGGCGGCGGAGGCCGCGCGGCAGTTCGCTGCGGCCAACAGCGGCGTCACGCTCAGTCTGATCGCCCAGCCCGAGGACCGCCGGGATCTGGCGATGTCCGCGCAGGTCAGGGAGTCGGTGCTGGCCGGGCTGCTCGTCGAGCGCCCCACCGAGGGCACGTCCGTCGGCGCTCTCGCTGTCGCTTTGTCGACCGCACTCGAGGACGACGACCGCGCCCTGACCCCGACCGAACGCCTGATGCTGCGGGAGTGGCTGCACCGGCTCGCCTCCTGA
- a CDS encoding phosphotransferase enzyme family protein: MADFQANSRPFAELDRAGRTRRLRRLAEAALTAYAVPVARLTPLAHGQNTAFRVDGADGHRYVLRVQRPDGPGAGQVRAEMAWLAALRRETDLVVPQPVPTRTRDLVTVVADPAVPEPRTCVLVHWVEGRFVDERLSTPQLYAVGEFTARLHLHGSRMNGLDRRRVDDLTEFGRTQVDGFSTAVVDRAVAAAGGDERIRTAVARVRAVRTELGYGSDVFGLVHGDLHQDNYLLHRGRVRAIDFDDCGYGHYAYDLAVALDALRHLPQREELREALLDGYRAVRPAAATTDPGVLAAFAGLRRVQLRLR, encoded by the coding sequence ATGGCCGACTTCCAGGCGAACTCCCGGCCGTTCGCCGAGCTGGACCGCGCCGGGCGGACCCGCCGCCTGCGCCGGCTCGCGGAAGCGGCGCTGACGGCCTACGCCGTGCCGGTGGCCCGCCTGACCCCGCTGGCCCACGGGCAGAACACGGCGTTCCGCGTCGACGGCGCCGACGGCCACCGGTACGTGCTGCGGGTGCAGCGACCGGACGGTCCCGGTGCCGGTCAGGTCAGGGCCGAGATGGCCTGGCTCGCCGCGCTGCGCCGCGAGACCGACCTCGTCGTCCCGCAGCCGGTGCCGACGCGCACCCGGGACCTGGTCACCGTGGTCGCCGACCCGGCCGTGCCCGAACCACGCACCTGCGTGCTCGTGCACTGGGTCGAGGGCCGGTTCGTCGACGAACGGCTCAGCACGCCACAGCTGTACGCGGTGGGCGAGTTCACCGCGCGGCTGCACCTGCACGGTTCGCGGATGAACGGCCTCGACCGCCGCCGCGTGGACGACCTCACGGAGTTCGGCCGCACCCAGGTGGACGGCTTCTCCACGGCGGTCGTCGACCGGGCCGTCGCGGCCGCCGGCGGCGACGAGCGGATCCGCACGGCGGTGGCCCGCGTCCGCGCGGTGCGCACCGAGCTGGGCTACGGCTCCGACGTCTTCGGCCTGGTGCACGGCGACCTGCACCAGGACAACTACCTGCTGCACCGCGGCCGGGTGCGCGCGATCGACTTCGACGACTGCGGCTACGGGCACTACGCCTACGACCTCGCCGTGGCGCTCGACGCCCTCCGGCACCTGCCGCAGCGTGAAGAGCTGAGAGAGGCGCTGCTGGACGGCTACCGGGCGGTGCGCCCGGCCGCGGCCACGACGGATCCGGGTGTGCTGGCCGCCTTCGCCGGGCTCCGGCGGGTCCAGCTTCGGCTGCGCTGA
- a CDS encoding histidinol-phosphate transaminase, which yields MTPQGLFRQDKAHSPSFFSVARAMGQYADDLADFCIPCNPYFPTDEMFGELERNLRTILKFYPSDAAAITAQLASVLRLNPSTISLANGSTELITWIDQLLVGSSVAVPIPTFGRWTDQPMETGKRVDMFLLKEADGFELRVDDYLDFIKRRGSRVAVLCNPNNPDGGYLPRREVIRFMDALEDLDLVVIDESFVDFVEVERNPSVAAEAVVRPNVIVLKSLGKNFGLHGIRFGYQVSNPALTRKLSAALPKWNLNSLAETVIFMLAEHRAEYEDSLKKLALDRFMMQSQLGQFPELTVYPSQANFLLVKLPASVDGAELCDYLLAEHHLLVRQCGNKIGMTSQFMRFGVRPDTEVERLAEGLRGVDRLGGGRHTTPAIELVSHSREPERSIS from the coding sequence ATGACCCCCCAGGGCCTTTTCCGGCAGGACAAGGCCCACAGCCCGTCGTTCTTCTCCGTGGCCAGGGCGATGGGCCAGTACGCGGACGACCTCGCGGACTTCTGCATCCCGTGCAACCCGTACTTCCCGACCGACGAGATGTTCGGCGAGCTCGAACGCAACCTCCGCACGATCCTCAAGTTCTACCCGAGCGACGCCGCCGCGATCACCGCGCAGCTGGCGAGCGTGCTGCGGCTCAACCCGTCGACGATCTCGCTCGCCAACGGCTCGACCGAGCTGATCACCTGGATCGACCAGCTGCTGGTCGGGTCCAGCGTCGCCGTGCCGATCCCGACGTTCGGCCGGTGGACCGACCAGCCGATGGAGACCGGCAAGCGCGTCGACATGTTCCTGCTGAAGGAGGCCGACGGCTTCGAGCTGCGGGTGGACGACTACCTCGACTTCATCAAGCGCCGCGGCTCCCGGGTCGCGGTGCTGTGCAACCCGAACAACCCCGACGGCGGGTACCTGCCGCGTCGCGAGGTGATCCGGTTCATGGACGCCCTCGAGGACCTCGACCTGGTCGTGATCGACGAATCGTTCGTCGACTTCGTCGAGGTCGAGCGGAACCCCTCGGTGGCCGCCGAAGCCGTCGTCCGGCCGAACGTGATCGTGCTGAAGAGCCTGGGCAAGAACTTCGGGCTGCACGGGATCCGGTTCGGCTACCAGGTCTCCAACCCGGCGCTGACGCGCAAGCTGTCGGCCGCGCTGCCGAAGTGGAACCTGAACTCGCTCGCCGAGACCGTGATCTTCATGCTCGCCGAGCACCGCGCGGAGTACGAGGACAGCCTGAAGAAGCTCGCGCTCGACCGGTTCATGATGCAGTCGCAGCTCGGGCAGTTCCCGGAGCTGACGGTGTACCCGTCGCAGGCGAACTTCCTGCTCGTCAAGCTGCCCGCGTCGGTCGACGGCGCCGAGCTGTGCGACTACCTGCTCGCCGAGCACCACCTCCTGGTGCGCCAGTGCGGCAACAAGATCGGCATGACCAGCCAGTTCATGCGCTTCGGGGTGCGGCCGGACACCGAGGTCGAGCGGCTGGCCGAGGGACTGCGCGGCGTGGACCGGCTCGGCGGCGGGCGGCACACGACGCCGGCCATCGAGCTGGTCTCGCACTCCCGCGAGCCGGAACGGTCGATCAGCTGA
- a CDS encoding YciI family protein, with product MYIALLTYTAPETEVDYALPDHSEWVRKQFTKGLFLVCGKGNGAADHVILARSVLRGKLDAVLASDPFVVRRLARYDVIEFTATRTAQELLAINEAIAS from the coding sequence ATGTACATCGCACTGTTGACCTATACGGCGCCCGAAACAGAAGTCGACTACGCGCTTCCCGACCATTCGGAGTGGGTGCGCAAACAATTCACGAAAGGACTCTTCCTGGTTTGCGGAAAGGGTAACGGCGCGGCCGACCACGTGATACTGGCCCGCTCGGTGCTGCGCGGCAAGCTCGACGCCGTGCTCGCCAGCGACCCGTTCGTGGTCCGCAGGCTCGCCCGGTACGACGTCATCGAGTTCACCGCCACGCGCACCGCCCAGGAGCTGCTGGCGATCAACGAGGCCATCGCCTCCTGA
- a CDS encoding dihydropteroate synthase has translation MKTPDLVFRGRRLSRDRALVLAAVESLPAARDAVADGADLVSFAGAGAESLVEQARSAFPDLVIGVDTADPSVAAACCEAGADLIVTSADLSEVAARYDAGYAAPSLVAGLSVAVDIGDFRSMPAEDVPVLASVAEDGTPAGLARAALAASAGVAIIRTKHVRQVRQVAEMAASIAGTRPPAKAVRWE, from the coding sequence ATGAAAACCCCCGACCTCGTCTTCCGGGGCCGCCGGTTGAGCCGTGACCGCGCGCTGGTGCTGGCCGCGGTCGAGTCGCTCCCCGCGGCCCGTGACGCCGTCGCTGACGGCGCCGACCTCGTGAGTTTCGCCGGAGCCGGCGCCGAGTCCCTGGTCGAGCAGGCCCGGTCGGCGTTCCCCGACCTCGTCATCGGCGTCGACACCGCGGACCCGTCGGTCGCCGCGGCCTGCTGCGAAGCGGGCGCCGACCTGATCGTGACGAGTGCAGACCTGTCCGAGGTCGCGGCCCGGTACGACGCCGGGTACGCGGCTCCTTCGCTCGTGGCCGGTTTGTCCGTTGCCGTGGACATCGGGGACTTCCGGTCGATGCCCGCCGAAGACGTGCCGGTGCTGGCTTCGGTCGCCGAAGACGGCACGCCGGCGGGGCTGGCCCGGGCGGCCCTCGCGGCGTCGGCGGGGGTGGCGATCATCCGCACGAAACACGTCCGCCAGGTGCGTCAGGTGGCGGAGATGGCGGCGAGCATCGCGGGCACGCGCCCGCCGGCGAAGGCGGTCCGATGGGAGTGA
- a CDS encoding dihydrofolate reductase family protein, with amino-acid sequence MIREVWPSARDLTDADLEQLYRYPANPRWLAVNFVSSTDGAIEVEGRSGALSTPADRIVYRLGNDLADVVLVGAGTAVAEGFEGMRPDAATAERRSRFGLAPIAPVAVVTTGRSLPPDAPVITKAAVPTLVFTSAAAPAELRDAWSAAGARVFVVGEREVPAERVVSTLVAEGLGRIDCEGGPRLFGSLIEAGVVDEFRLTVAPFLVAGTASRASVGAPVDPASLELASVLTDGASVLLRYLAPR; translated from the coding sequence GTGATCCGGGAGGTCTGGCCGTCCGCCCGCGACCTCACCGACGCCGACCTCGAGCAGCTGTACCGCTACCCGGCGAACCCCCGCTGGCTGGCGGTGAACTTCGTGTCGAGCACGGACGGCGCCATCGAGGTCGAAGGCCGCTCCGGGGCGCTGTCGACCCCGGCGGACCGCATCGTCTACCGCCTCGGCAACGACCTGGCCGACGTGGTGCTGGTAGGCGCGGGAACGGCCGTGGCGGAGGGCTTCGAGGGAATGCGCCCGGACGCCGCGACGGCCGAGCGCCGCAGCCGGTTCGGCCTGGCCCCGATCGCCCCGGTGGCGGTGGTGACGACGGGCCGCTCCCTGCCCCCGGACGCGCCGGTGATCACCAAGGCGGCGGTCCCGACGTTGGTGTTCACGTCCGCGGCGGCCCCTGCCGAGTTGCGCGACGCCTGGTCGGCCGCCGGCGCCCGGGTGTTCGTGGTGGGGGAGCGGGAGGTGCCGGCCGAGCGCGTGGTGTCGACGCTGGTGGCGGAGGGCTTGGGCCGCATCGATTGCGAGGGCGGGCCGAGGTTGTTCGGGTCGTTGATCGAGGCGGGCGTGGTCGACGAGTTCCGGTTGACGGTGGCGCCGTTCCTGGTGGCGGGGACCGCCAGCCGGGCATCTGTTGGTGCGCCGGTGGATCCGGCGTCGCTGGAGCTGGCTTCGGTGCTCACCGACGGCGCCAGCGTTCTGCTGCGGTACCTGGCACCGCGCTAG
- a CDS encoding NUDIX domain-containing protein: MTEIAHKHLAYCWIARGDRVLFLRRGPGVFLAGKWELPGGTAEPGERFEDTATREAAEETGLTVRVTGELARDAWPDVTGRPLRIHAFVYTVEETGAGEVVLNPDEHDDFAWLTRAEARELSLPDHFRRLVDR, translated from the coding sequence ATGACGGAGATCGCGCACAAGCACCTGGCCTACTGCTGGATCGCCCGCGGCGACCGGGTGCTGTTCCTCCGCCGCGGGCCCGGGGTGTTCCTCGCGGGCAAGTGGGAACTGCCCGGCGGCACGGCCGAGCCGGGCGAACGCTTCGAGGACACAGCGACGCGCGAAGCGGCGGAGGAGACCGGGTTGACAGTGCGCGTCACCGGTGAACTGGCGCGCGACGCGTGGCCGGACGTGACGGGGCGGCCCTTGCGCATCCACGCTTTCGTTTACACGGTGGAAGAAACGGGCGCCGGCGAGGTGGTGCTGAATCCCGACGAGCACGATGACTTCGCCTGGCTGACGCGGGCGGAGGCTCGGGAACTTTCGCTGCCGGACCACTTCCGGCGGCTGGTCGATCGGTAG
- a CDS encoding VOC family protein, with translation MKLTSTVLGTPEPRALAEFYSKLLGWPIRTDEPEWVTLRPDDGSAGLSFQLETGHVPPVWPPAEGAQQMQLHLDIEVDDLQEATAAATAAGAVVAEFQPQDDVRVCFDPAGHPFCLWTRTG, from the coding sequence ATGAAGCTGACCTCCACCGTGCTCGGCACCCCGGAACCCCGGGCGCTGGCCGAGTTCTACTCGAAGCTCCTCGGCTGGCCGATCCGCACCGACGAACCGGAGTGGGTGACCCTGCGCCCGGACGACGGCAGCGCGGGCCTGTCGTTCCAGCTGGAGACCGGCCATGTTCCCCCGGTGTGGCCCCCGGCCGAGGGTGCCCAGCAGATGCAGCTGCACCTCGACATCGAGGTCGACGACCTTCAGGAGGCAACGGCGGCGGCGACTGCGGCGGGTGCGGTGGTCGCGGAGTTCCAGCCGCAGGATGACGTGCGGGTCTGTTTTGATCCGGCCGGGCATCCGTTCTGCCTCTGGACGCGCACGGGGTGA